A stretch of the Musa acuminata AAA Group cultivar baxijiao chromosome BXJ2-7, Cavendish_Baxijiao_AAA, whole genome shotgun sequence genome encodes the following:
- the LOC103992770 gene encoding protein S40-1-like — MEELRESDVMWPDGDERRPCDAHKACSSSSRARTRTTSAPVAIPRARGAPVVDEERETELVPPHVLASRGRTVGKAAFSLCTGQGRTLKGRDLSHVRNSVLRMTGFLEG, encoded by the coding sequence ATGGAGGAGTTGCGTGAGTCGGATGTGATGTGGCCGGACGGAGACGAGCGGCGGCCGTGCGACGCGCATAAAGCTTGCAGCAGCTCGTCGCGCGCTCGGACTCGGACGACGTCCGCGCCGGTGGCTATCCCGAGGGCCAGGGGCGCGCCAGTGGTCGACGAGGAGCGGGAGACGGAGCTGGTGCCGCCGCATGTCCTGGCGTCCCGCGGTAGGACGGTAGGGAAGGCGGCCTTCTCGCTGTGCACGGGGCAGGGGAGGACGCTCAAGGGCAGGGATCTGAGCCACGTCCGGAACTCCGTGCTCCGGATGACCGGCTTCCTCGAGGGATGA
- the LOC103992772 gene encoding protein S40-1-like, with translation MMEEELQEADILWPEHEQKEEAMTETCCSADGDRGKASDPIKIPSKSAYARRRRTSNNYDSGDGEDDDDDGGRIPPHVIIARRAADRMEFSVRVGKGRTLKGRDLSRVRNSILQMTGFLERR, from the coding sequence ATGATGGAAGAAGAGTTGCAGGAGGCCGACATCTTGTGGCCGGAACATGAGCAGAAGGAGGAAGCCATGACCGAGACGTGTTGCTCGGCGGATGGAGATCGAGGGAAGGCATCCGACCCCATTAAGATCCCTTCGAAGTCTGCGTACGCACGCCGTCGTCGCACCTCCAACAACTATGACAGCGGTGATggggaggacgacgacgacgacggcggtAGGATCCCACCGCATGTCATCATCGCTAGGCGGGCGGCGGATAGGATGGAGTTCTCGGTGCGCGTCGGCAAAGGCAGGACCCTCAAAGGAAGGGACCTGAGTCGGGTCAGGAACTCCATTTTGCAGATGACCGGATTCCTGGAGAGGAGATGA
- the LOC103992773 gene encoding uncharacterized protein LOC103992773 produces MSTEAMDGRMSLFDTVFSFLEEGGGVGGGGGSAEGGCHDGGDVLDSGDDEEGTSHSAAEKKAFWESQQQLLREALSRTSSTEAKLLQRTKDAVTKMQAEGVVCTCSNSMAKECRNCALAYITRQLHQLGYNSALCKSKWTRSPDIPSGEHSYVDVVMETKGGKKSPVRLVVELNFRAEFEMARGSQEYNRLVSFLPEVFVGKSEKLRGVLKIVCAAAKKCMKENKMHMAPWRKHKYMQSKWLGTPERAGPRLMSFPPTVSERQPKRKASMLTFDLHLTAVRVV; encoded by the exons ATGAGCACGGAGGCCATGGATGGTCGGATGAGCCTGTTTGACACGGTGTTCAGTTTtttggaggaaggaggaggagtcgGTGGTGGCGGTGGGAGCGCGGAAGGGGGCTGTCATGATGGTGGTGATGTCTTAGACAGCGGCGACGACGAGGAGGGGACGAGCCACAGCGCCGCGGAGAAGAAGGCCTTCTGGGAGTCGCAGCAACAGCTTCTTCGG GAAGCGCTATCTCGGACGAGCTCCACCGAGGCCAAGTTACTGCAGCGCACGAAGGATGCCGTGACCAAGATGCAAGCCGAGGGTGTCGTCTGCACTTGCTCGAATAGCATGGCAAAGGAGTGCCGCAACTGCGCGCTAGCCTACATCACACGACAGCTTCACCAGCTGGGCTACAACAGCGCCTTGTGCAAGTCCAAATGGACGAGGTCGCCGGACATCCCTTCAG GCGAACACAGCTACGTCGACGTGGTGATGGAAACGAAGGGCGGCAAGAAAAGCCCCGTCAGGCTGGTCGTCGAGTTAAACTTCCGGGCGGAGTTTGAGATGGCAAGAGGCAGCCAGGAGTACAACCGCCTGGTGAGCTTCCTGCCGGAGGTTTTCGTGGGAAAGTCGGAGAAGCTGCGGGGTGTCCTCAAGATCGTGTGCGCGGCGGCGAAGAAGTGCATGAAGGAGAACAAGATGCACATGGCGCCGTGGCGGAAGCACAAGTACATGCAGTCCAAGTGGCTGGGCACGCCAGAGAGGGCAGGCCCGAGGCTGATGTCCTTCCCGCCCACGGTGTCGGAGCGGCAACCCAAGCGCAAGGCCTCCATGTTGACGTTCGACTTGCACCTCACCGCCGTTAGAGTGGTGTGA
- the LOC135617900 gene encoding L-type lectin-domain containing receptor kinase VII.1-like codes for MSKWRRKAKPTLPQRLLVPLLMLIFHFTPSAAIDLLFNGFEASDLDLYANATLEPFPSSAAPAQRRHRSRYLSLTANDTFSLGRALLPSPVTTKSPNSSEALPFATSFLFSIAPVPQALPGHGIAFLFAPEPGTLGATSSQHLGLFNLSTDGDPSDRVLAVEFDVFQNEEFNDINANHVGIDRNSLTSVAAAPAGYWPDDEGGAAASFVGLTLNDGTNYQAWVDYAGGRLNVTMAPVSFGRKPRRPLLSVEIDLSDLFLDKMYVGFCASTGRLVEHHRVLGWSFSNSNFSAADGLITADLPNFIPPATESDANSRRHLVIGLYVASIVVLLSILGIWMAIRRRRSRKRSTEEVCEETIEDWESEYWPHRIAYQEIVTATEGFSNSNLIGRGGNGRVYKGVLGGAQVAVKFFSQTNEEEAKHFAAEVSTLGRLKHRNLVGLRGWCRARRTAAAGGGDAMILVYDYMENGSLDQWIFGAGQPLDWGSSVRILREVAAAALYLHEGWGEAVVLHRDIKASNVMLDGAMTGRLGDFGLARAHQRGRALGTTRVVGSAGYLAPEVVRSGRATTATDVYAFGVLALEVARWRRAAEEGLPPLVAWAREAAAMGGEAAVVDRRVRASEGYDEGEAARVVAVGLACTRIAAAARPTMRQVVRMFEAGEDETADGGDDSTSLLLDARLKPAMRSDKAFASAGAQRQPHRHLTFEELRHSLSCSTSLSGSDVILEGR; via the coding sequence ATGTCGAAGTGGCGCAGGAAAGCCAAACCAACACTGCCCCAACGTCTCCTCGTCCCGCTCCTCATGCTCATCTTCCACTTCACCCCCTCCGCCGCCATCGATCTCCTCTTCAACGGCTTCGAGGCCTCCGACCTCGACCTCTACGCCAACGCCACCCTCGAGCCCTTCCCCTCCTCCGCCGCCCCCGCCCAACGTCGCCACCGCAGCCGCTACCTCTCCCTCACCGCCAACGACACCTTCTCCCTCGGTCGCGCCCTTCTACCCTCCCCCGTCACCACCAAGTCCCCCAACTCCTCCGAGGCGCTGCCCTTCGctacctccttcctcttctccatcGCCCCCGTGCCCCAAGCTCTCCCTGGTCACGGCATCGCCTTCCTCTTCGCCCCCGAACCTGGCACCCTCGGCGCCACGTCTTCCCAGCACCTCGGCCTCTTCAACCTCTCCACCGACGGCGACCCCTCCGACCGCGTACTCGCCGTCGAGTTCGACGTCTTCCAGAACGAGGAGTTCAACGACATCAACGCCAACCACGTCGGCATCGACCGCAACTCCCTTACCTCCGTCGCCGCCGCCCCAGCCGGTTACTGGCCCGACGACGAGGGCGGTGCCGCTGCCTCCTTCGTCGGACTCACCCTGAACGACGGGACCAACTACCAGGCTTGGGTCGACTACGCAGGCGGCCGGCTCAATGTCACCATGGCCCCGGTCTCGTTCGGTCGGAAGCCGCGCCGCCCCCTCCTCTCCGTTGAGATCGACCTCTCCGACCTCTTCCTCGACAAGATGTACGTCGGGTTCTGCGCCTCCACCGGGCGATTGGTGGAGCACCACCGCGTCCTCGGCTGGAGCTTCAGCAACTCCAACTTCTCCGCCGCAGACGGCCTAATCACCGCCGATCTCCCCAATTTCATCCCGCCGGCGACCGAATCCGATGCGAATTCGAGAAGGCACCTCGTCATCGGCCTCTACGTGGCTTCGATCGTCGTTCTGCTCTCGATCTTGGGGATATGGATGGCGATCCGTCGCAGGAGAAGTAGGAAACGAAGCACGGAAGAGGTATGCGAGGAGACGATCGAGGACTGGGAATCCGAGTATTGGCCGCATCGAATTGCTTACCAGGAGATCGTCACCGCCACGGAGGGTTTCTCCAACAGCAACCTAATCGGCCGCGGCGGCAATGGGAGGGTCTACAAAGGAGTTCTCGGCGGCGCACAGGTGGCCGTGAAGTTCTTCTCTCAGACCAACGAGGAGGAGGCGAAGCATTTCGCAGCGGAGGTCTCGACCCTCGGCCGGCTGAAGCACCGGAACCTGGTCGGCCTCCGCGGATGGTGCCGGGCACGACGAACGGCCGCTGCCGGTGGCGGCGACGCGATGATCCTGGTGTACGACTACATGGAGAACGGGAGCCTGGACCAATGGATCTTCGGCGCCGGGCAGCCGCTGGATTGGGGATCGAGTGTGAGGATCCTCCGGgaagtggcggcggcggcactATACCTGCACGAGGGTTGGGGCGAGGCGGTGGTGCTCCACCGCGACATCAAGGCAAGTAACGTGATGCTGGACGGGGCGATGACCGGCCGTTTAGGGGACTTCGGCCTGGCGCGGGCCCACCAGCGGGGGCGGGCGCTGGGGACCACCCGGGTGGTGGGTTCGGCGGGTTACCTTGCGCCGGAGGTGGTGCGGAGCGGCCGGGCGACGACGGCGACGGACGTGTACGCCTTCGGAGTGCTGGCGCTGGAGGTGGCGAGATGGCGGCGGGCAGCGGAGGAGGGGTTGCCGCCGCTGGTGGCCTGGGCGAGGGAGGCCGCCGCGATGGGCGGGGAGGCGGCTGTGGTGGACCGGAGGGTAAGGGCGTCGGAGGGGTACGACGAGGGGGAGGCGGCGCGGGTGGTGGCGGTGGGGCTGGCGTGCACGCGCATCGCCGCGGCTGCGCGGCCCACGATGAGACAAGTGGTGCGGATGTTCGAAGCCGGCGAGGACGAAACGGCTGACGGCGGGGACGACTCGACGTCCTTGCTGCTGGACGCCAGACTGAAGCCGGCGATGCGGTCCGACAAGGCGTTTGCCTCCGCAGGGGCCCAACGGCAGCCGCACCGCCATCTCACGTTCGAGGAGCTGCGGCACTCGCTTTCCTGTTCAACGTCGCTCTCCGGATCCGACGTCATCTTAGAGGGACGCTAA